From one Lycium barbarum isolate Lr01 chromosome 6, ASM1917538v2, whole genome shotgun sequence genomic stretch:
- the LOC132599686 gene encoding two-component response regulator ARR2-like gives MLRNCHYEVTKCNRAEIALSLLRENKNGFDIVLSDVHMPDMDGFKLLEHIGLEMDLPVIMMSADDSKDVVMKGVTHGAYDYLIKPVRIEALKNIWQHVVRKNKHEWKDNNFDQSGSVEEGDRQQKPSEDVDYSSSANEGNWKNSKKRKEEEEDTEDRDDQSTLKKPRVVWSVELHQQFVQAVHQLGIDKVVPKKILELMNVSGLNRENVASHHQKYRLYLRRLSGVSQHQNGLNNSFMGRPDLYSKTQKLSSTHNSGQNRNAPIGKPMYSNGEETGHSNPMGGQQLNSVGGNMLAVTAERFPDADYQNTIFLEQFGQDDLMSAFLK, from the exons ATGTTAAGGAACTGCCACTATGAAGTGAccaagtgtaatagggctgagaTTGCACTATCGTTGCTCCGGGAAAACAAGAATGGATTTGACATTGTTCTAAGTGATGTACATATGCCAGACATGGATGGTTTCAAACTTCTTGAGCACATTGGTTTGGAGATGGACCTGCCTGTTATAATGATGTCGGCGGATGATAGTAAGGATGTGGTTATGAAAGGAGTTACTCATGGTGCATATGATTATCTAATCAAACCGGTGCGGATTGAGGCACTAAAGAATATTTGGCAGCATGTTGTTCGTAAAAATAAACATGAGTGGAAGGATAACAATTTCGATCAATCAGGAAGTGTGGAAGAGGGAGATCGGCAGCAGAAACCATCAGAAGATGTTGATTACTCATCTTCAGCTAATGAAGGAAACTGGAAAAActctaagaaaagaaaggaagaggaagaagacaCTGAAGATAGGGATGATCAATCCACACTAAAGAAGCCACGTGTCGTTTGGTCAGTGGAGCTTCATCAGCAATTTGTACAAGCTGTGCATCAACTTGGAATTGACAAGGTCGTTCCCAAGAAAATCTTGGAACTGATGAATGTTTCTGGACTAAACAGAGAAAATGTTGCTAGCCACCATCAGAAATATCGGTTGTATCTCAGAAGGTTGAGTGGTGTATCACAACACCAAAATGGACTGAACAACTCTTTCATGGGACGCCCAGacctt TATAGCAAGACCCAAAAACTTTCTTCAACACACAATAGTGGACAAAACAGAAATGCTCCTATTGGGAAACCAATGTACTCCAATGGGGAAGAAACTGGACACTCTAATCCTATGGGTGGACAACAACTTAACTCTGTTGGTGGGAATATGCTTGCTGTTACAGCCGAAAGATTTCCCGACGCAGACTATCAGAATACCATTTTCCTGGAGCAATTTGGACAGGATGACCTCATGAGTGCCTTCCTAAAATAG